Proteins found in one Apostichopus japonicus isolate 1M-3 chromosome 16, ASM3797524v1, whole genome shotgun sequence genomic segment:
- the LOC139983525 gene encoding uncharacterized protein produces MEFIRTLQCLIAVVSFLGYSVNAFGYYPDQEEVVIVNSPVLGRAENIAYLYAIHTSGIGTDVVEFSKEGGLVSQTVKTGEIIVGGDTFGCYLSVGLPNRYRGTRYGTYTAQDIPEDGPVITRYGFIKPKTSVLDTRGVYTRTVWPAVSGGTGLASSPDNYIGVRWSPGCRSIQWCKGKKRNVNTGPRLQLTSTDDAGVYTIRRGKRGARGWFVQIKVIVASCPMDSYRMGDSCISRTSNFPCANGGVVLDDQNECKCPPFFSGSDCAEEVDSPKSRDFVLAVDAPALRCGDLPGGNPKCRGYLFCMGDLYGCKCASGWWGNNCDRPCPKGKWGVDCSQRCPDSQRDCDRFFGPDGNGPID; encoded by the exons ATGGAATTTATACGCACTTTACAGTGTTTAATCGCTGTAGTCAGTTTTCTGGGCTATTCTG TTAATGCTTTTGGCTATTATCCTGATCAGGAAGAAGTTGTTATAGTTAATAGTCCGGTGTTGGGTCGAGCTGAAAATATAGCTTATCTTTATGCTATACATACATCGGGCATTGGTACAGATGTTGTGGAATTTTCCAAAGAAGGTGGCTTAGTGAGTCAAACCGTGAAGACGGGAGAGATTATCGTCGGAGGTGACACATTTGGTTGCTATCTCTCGGTTGGATTGCCAAATAGATATAGGGGAACACGTTATGGCACTTATACTGCCCAGGACATCCCAGAAGATGGCCCTGTTATTACTAGATATGGTTTTATTAAACCAAAAACAA GTGTTTTGGATACCAGAGGTGTTTATACCCGAACCGTGTGGCCTGCAGTGTCAGGAGGCACTGGACTGGCGTCTTCTCCTGATAATTACATCGGAGTTCGATGGTCTCCTGGATGTCGAAGCATTCAGTGGTGTAAAGGCAAGAAACGAAACGTGAACACAGGGCCCAGATTGCAGCTTACATCTACTGATGATGCTGGTGTGTACACCATACGCAGAGGCAAACGAGGGGCAAGAGGCTGGTTTGTTCAAATCAAAGTCATTGTCGCAA GTTGCCCAATGGATAGCTATCGCATGGGAGATTCATGTATTAGCCGAACTAGCAACTTTCCGTGCGCAAACGGGGGAGTAGTTCTAGATGACCAAAACGAATGTAAATGTCCTCCATTTTTCAGCGGTTCGGATTGTGCAGAAG AGGTTGACTCACCGAAATCTCGAGATTTCGTACTTGCAGTAGACGCACCTGCCTTACGTTGCGGCGATCTTCCAGGTGGTAATCCGAAGTGTCGTGGATACCTCTTCTGTATGGGGGACCTGTACGGCTGCAAGTGCGCTTCAGGATGGTGGGGAAATAACTGTGACCGAC CTTGTCCGAAAGGAAAATGGGGCGTGGACTGTTCACAGCGCTGCCCGGACAGTCAACGTGATTGTGATCGATTCTTTGGACCCGATGGAAATGGCCCGATAGACTAG
- the LOC139983167 gene encoding uncharacterized protein, translating into MEVLRTLQCLIVVVSFLGYSVNANGHAPAKGEVVIVNSPVLGRAENIAYLYAIHTSGIESDVVEFSKQGGLVSQTVKTGDDLFGYYLSVGLPNRHRGTRYGTYTAQYIPGDGPVITRYGFIKPKTSVLDTRGVYTRTVWPAVPGGTRLASSPDNYIGVRWSPGCRSIQWCKGKQRNVNTGPRLQLTSTDDAGVYTIRRGKRGARGWFVQIKVIAASCPMDTYRVGDLCRASRTVSFPCANGGVPRDGFDACTCPPFFSGPDCSFEVDIPKSRDFVLAVVGASALRCGDLPGGNPKCRGYLFCFGDLYGCKCASGWWGNNCDRPCPKGKWGVDCSQRCLDRQLDCDRFFGPDKI; encoded by the exons ATGGAAGTACTACGCACTTTACAGTGTTTAATCGTTGTTGTCAGTTTTCTGGGCTATTCTG TTAATGCTAATGGTCATGCTCCTGCTAAGGGAGAAGTTGTTATAGTTAATAGTCCGGTGTTGGGTCGAGCTGAAAATATAGCATATCTTTACGCTATACACACATCGGGCATTGAATCAGATGTTGTGGAATTTTCCAAACAAGGTGGCTTAGTGAGTCAAACCGTGAAGACAGGAGATGACTTATTTGGTTACTATCTCTCTGTTGGATTGCCAAATAGACATAGGGGAACACGTTATGGCACTTATACTGCCCAGTACATCCCAGGAGATGGTCCTGTTATTACTAGATATGGTTTTATTAAACCAAAAACAA GTGTTTTGGATACCAGAGGTGTTTATACCCGAACTGTGTGGCCCGCAGTGCCAGGAGGCACTAGACTGGCGTCTTCTCCTGATAATTACATCGGAGTTCGATGGTCTCCTGGATGTCGAAGTATTCAGTGGTGTAAAGGCAAGCAACGAAACGTGAACACAGGGCCCAGATTGCAGCTAACATCTACTGATGATGCTGGTGTGTACACCATACGCAGAGGCAAACGAGGGGCAAGAGGCTGGTTCGTTCAAATCAAAGTCATTGCTGCAA GTTGCCCAATGGATACCTACCGTGTCGGAGATTTATGTCGAGCTAGCCGAACTGTGAGCTTTCCTTGCGCAAACGGAGGAGTACCTCGAGATGGCTTTGACGCATGTACATGTCCTCCATTTTTCAGCGGACCAGATTGCTCTTTTG AGGTTGACATACCGAAATCTCGAGATTTCGTACTTGCAGTAGTTGGCGCCTCTGCCTTACGTTGCGGCGATCTTCCAGGTGGTAATCCGAAGTGCCGAGGATACCTCTTCTGTTTCGGTGACCTGTACGGCTGCAAGTGCGCTTCAGGATGGTGGGGAAATAACTGTGACCGAC CTTGTCCGAAAGGAAAATGGGGCGTGGACTGTTCACAGCGCTGCCTGGACAGACAACTTGATTGTGATCGATTCTTTGGACCCGATAAAATTTAA
- the LOC139983166 gene encoding uncharacterized protein, whose amino-acid sequence MELIRTLQCLIAVVSFLGYSVNAIPGNYPDREDVVIVNSPVLSRAENIAYLYAINTTGIDTEVVEFSKEGGLVSQTVKTGEIFVGDDLFGCYLSVGLPNRYRGTRYGTYTAQFIPEDGPVVTRYGFIKPKTSVLDTRGVYTRTVWPAVSGGTGLASSPDNYIGVRWSPGCRSIQWCKGKKRNVNTGPRLQLTSTDDAGVYTIRRGKRGARGWLVQIKVIAASCPMDSYRMGDSCTSRISNFRCANGGVVLDGQNGCKCPPFFSGSDCSEEVNLPKSRDFVLAVDSFTLRCGELPGGNPKCRGYLFCMGDLYGCKCASGWWGNNCDRPCPKGKWGVDCLQRCPDSQRDCDRFFGPDGNEKGPIYMPP is encoded by the exons ATGGAATTAATACGCACTTTACAGTGTTTAATCGCTGTAGTCAGTTTTCTGGGCTATTCTG TTAATGCTATACCTGGCAATTATCCTGATCGGGAAGATGTTGTAATAGTTAATAGTCCGGTGTTGAGTCGAGCTGAAAATATAGCTTATCTTTATGCTATAAATACAACGGGCATTGATACAGAAGTTGTAGAATTTTCCAAAGAAGGTGGCTTAGTGAGTCAGACCGTGAAGACGGGAGAGATTTTCGTCGGAGATGACTTATTTGGTTGCTATCTCTCGGTTGGATTGCCAAATAGATATAGGGGAACACGTTATGGCACTTATACTGCACAGTTCATCCCAGAAGATGGCCCTGTTGTTACTAGATATGGTTTTATTAAACCAAAAACAA GTGTTTTGGATACCAGAGGTGTTTATACCCGAACTGTGTGGCCTGCAGTGTCAGGAGGCACTGGACTGGCGTCTTCTCCTGATAATTACATCGGAGTTCGATGGTCTCCTGGATGTCGAAGTATTCAGTGGTGTAAAGGCAAGAAACGAAACGTGAACACAGGGCCCAGATTGCAGCTAACATCTACTGATGATGCTGGTGTGTACACCATACGCAGAGGCAAACGAGGCGCAAGAGGCTGGCTCGTTCAAATCAAAGTCATTGCTGCAA GTTGCCCAATGGATAGCTATCGCATGGGAGATTCATGTACTAGCCGAATTAGCAACTTTCGGTGCGCAAACGGGGGAGTAGTTCTAGATGGCCAAAACGGATGTAAATGTCCTCCATTTTTCAGCGGATCGGATTGTTCAGAAG AGGTTAATTTACCGAAATCTCGAGATTTCGTACTTGCAGTAGACTCTTTTACCTTACGTTGCGGCGAACTTCCAGGTGGTAATCCGAAGTGTCGAGGATACCTCTTCTGTATGGGTGACCTGTACGGCTGCAAGTGCGCTTCAGGATGGTGGGGCAATAACTGTGACCGAC CTTGTCCGAAAGGAAAATGGGGCGTGGATTGTTTACAGCGCTGCCCGGACAGTCAACGTGATTGTGATCGATTCTTTGGACCCGATGGAAATGAAAAGGGTCCGATATATATGCCGCCGTAA